In a single window of the Palaemon carinicauda isolate YSFRI2023 chromosome 10, ASM3689809v2, whole genome shotgun sequence genome:
- the LOC137648198 gene encoding zinc finger protein OZF-like: MEESFSHTVGNLENNDVVEIARLFEDDSLFMDPDMEFKAEPEFKAEPEIEFKVESEIEFKTEQETEFRAELEIFESSESDMKYPLHSDASVSEEDLQISKREVDEEEEEIVKTGVKEECDMQLGSSKKEDKGKGRGKRKEWLPNKEEHIENSGSEKPLCKKSDSKSHTDVGMILGGDYEEKQFIEVLKPSNTHKLIPTGGHFRCKECDKTFSNEIGLKAHYGTHTRRGSFNCSECGKGFFWKKNLKVHSRTHNGEKPFKCNVCDKAFIRRSHLTTHHKIHTGEKLFKCTFCDKAFSRKGSLTTHHRIHTGEKPFKCSFCDKTFAQRHNLREHHSIHTGEKPFKCNFCNKAFSLKSSLTKHHRIHTGEMPFKCIFYDKVFSQKGSLTKHHRIHTREKPFKCSFCDKTFSQRHNLREHHRIHTGEKPFKCNFCNKAFSRSQNLTLHHGFHTGEKPFKCSFCEKNIFSETPSQRAS, translated from the coding sequence ATGGAAGAATCCTTTTCACACACTGTAGGGAATTTGGAAAATAATGATGTGGTTGAAATTGCCAGGCTATTTGAAGATGACTCTCTTTTCATGGATCCagacatggaattcaaagcagagccagaattcaaagcagagccagaaatagaattcaaagtagagtcagaaatagaattcaaaacaGAGCAAGAAACAGAATTCAGAGCAGAGCTAGAAATATTTGAGTCAAGTGAAAGTGACATGAAATATCCTTTGCACTCTGATGCATCAGTGAGTGAGGAGGATTTACAAATCAGCAAAAGGGAAgtcgatgaagaggaggaggagattgtAAAGACAGGTGTGAAAGAGGAATGTGACATGCAGTTGGGATCCAGtaagaaagaggacaaaggaaaggGAAGAGGAAAACGGAAAGAATGGCTGCCGAATAAGGAGGAGCATATTGAAAATAGTGGCTCTGAAAAACCTCTTTGTAAAAAAAGTGATTCTAAATCTCACACTGATGTTGGTATGATATTGGGTGGGGATTATGAAGAAAAACAATTTATTGAAGTACTTAAACCATCCAACACTCACAAGCTAATTCCCACTGGAGGCCATTTCAGATGCAAAGaatgtgacaaaacattttctaaCGAAATTGGTCTTAAAGCACATTATGGGACTCACACTAGGAGGGGGTCGTTCAATTGTAGTGAATGTGGCAAAGGGTTTTTTTGGAAAAAGAATCTCAAAGTACATTCAAGAACTCACAATGGtgagaagccatttaagtgtaatgtctgtgacaaagcatttattCGGAGAAGTCATCTTACAACACATCATAAAATTCATACTGGAGAGAAGCTATTTAAATGCAccttctgtgacaaagcattttctcggaaAGGCAGTCTTACAAcgcatcatagaattcatactggggagaagccatttaaatgcagtttctgtgacaaaACATTTGCTCAGCGACATAATCTCAGAGAGCATCATAgtattcatactggggagaagccatttaagtgcaattTCTGTAACAAAGCCTTTTCTCTGAAAAGCAGTCTTACaaagcatcatagaattcatactggggagatgCCATTTAAATGCATCTTTTATGATAAAGTATTTTCTCAGAAAGGCAGTCTTACaaagcatcatagaattcatactagggagaagccatttaaatgcagttTCTGTGATAAAACATTTTCTCAGCGACATAATCTCAGAGAacatcatagaattcatactggggagaagccattcaagtgcaattTCTGTAACAAAGCCTTTTCTCGAAGTCAAAATCTTACACTGCATCATGGatttcatactggggagaagccatttaaatgcagttTTTGTGAAAAAAACATTTTCTCAGAGACACCATCTCAgagagcatcatag